ACTTCTGCTTGTTGAAGTAGCTTGTGTTCTTCGATACCTGGTTGCGGTAGCTACTCGAGTTCCTGTAGTTGGACCGGTTCCGGCTGATGGTGTCGTAGCGAGAAATGGGCGTGTAGTAGCCGTACGGTCCGAAGCTGCTCAGGATCATGTACGTGAACAGGAAGTTCCCAGCCCCGAATCCGTGGTGGTAGTAGCCATTGGCACCGTAACCACGCATCTCATGTTGGTCGTTGTCCTTGACGATTGAGAACAGTCGATCGTCGATGCCGTCCTCGATCTCCTTGGACTTGTTCAGGTCTTCCCAAGCTTCGAGATTTGTCCTGCTTCCATCCTGCTCGACCCGGATCAGGACGATACCGTCACCCTCGTAGATTTCGTTGACACGCTTCTCAAACTCCGTGGGGCTGTTGGAGTCCTTGAAAGCCTCCTGCACTTCGTCCAGGTTGATGCGGCCTGCTGCCCCGTCTGTCGCGGCCCAGTCTTCGTAAGTTGGCCCGGAGTCACACGCGGCAGCCACCGGGGCCGCCAGAAGTGAGACTCCTGCCAGCATGGCCATGGATGATCTTGTACGTCTGCTCTTGTTCAATCTTGGTCCCTTCGTGAGGTCCTGCAAATGTACTCTACAGACAGTCTATCACCGAAGCAGCGCTTCCAGTTCATCAGGCAGCTGCTCAACGTGATTGTCGCCCATCCGACTGCTGCCCGCAATGTCCGCACTGTTGAGCAGCGTTCTCATGGCCTGGTCCTCGACCTGTGCCCAGAACTCGGCCCTCGTGCTGCCGATCTCTTCGGCAAGCTCAGTGACAGCGGCATGTCGAGAACGAGCTCCAACCGCGAGGGTAGTCGCCATGTCGCCAAGGTGCGACAGGCGCGTGGGCCAAAGTTCATCTGCTGCATTGAGCCGGCATTCGGCGACTGCCAGAGAAAACCTCTTTGACCCGAGGCGGTCTCGATGCACCGATAAGCGCCTTTGCACCTCTACCTCTAGTTCCCGTCTCACGTCGCTTGGTGTCCAAGTCTCGAAGGCTCCAATGTCTATTCGATAGCTGTGCCACAGGCCGTCGGACGCAATAGCAAATCGCGTTTCATACTTGATCCGATGGTCATCCAGTTCCCTGGTCCTGCGCGCGACCCACCCGGTGACCATACTCCCTGCCAGGGCCTGCGACTGAAACGAGTCCATCATGCGAATACGCTCCGCATAATGCGCTCGCGACTCGCTTTCCACAACTGCCTCATACTCAGCCAGTGCGCGGGAAGTGACATCTCTCTGAGATTCAACGTCGACTTGTACCAGCCTCAGGGTTCTGCTTACCTCAGGCCCTTCGACCCTACCGCAGGGTGCCCTCTCCATTCTGAACAAGTCGCTCTGGCGACTGGAGAACGCAAGTGTTGCGTCGTTGATGTACACGGCCATCTTTGTTGTCCCGAATGATCCCTGTCGCGCAGTCCTTCCCCTCATCTGACGCTCCACCCTGACAGATTCAGGGAGAGACGTAATCAGCACAAAGAGTCCCAGACCCAGGGGCATGCGCTCTTCTCCCTGGCATTCCGCATGGAGTGGACGGGCTGCGACAATGCACTCGTAGCCTGAAGCTCTGACCTGGACTTCGCGGTCCTCAAGCCCGTGGAGGGCTTGTTTCAGGGCCTCCGCCTCGTCGTGTGAGGAACACTCAAAGACCGGAGACCTTCCGCGCCCGAGGACTTGACCGGCCCATGTGACGGCTGTTTCCAGGATCGCCGCGTCGACACAGTCTTCCACGACGAAGTCGGAGCCACGCCCGGCCATGCCAGTTGAGACTGTGACCGCTCCGTATTCGCCGCCACGGACCACGATCTCAGACTCTAGCTCGGCCTTCTCTGCGTTGAGAAGCTGGTGAGGGATAGAATGTTCAGTAAGAGCGTAGCTGAGTGCGTCGGAGTCCCTGACGCTTCCCGTCGTGACGAGAACAGGACGCCCAAGGCCGTGCCAGTAGTCCACCTGCTCCACGATCGACGCAAGGTGCTCGTCCTTGTCAAAGTACACCACTGTGTCGAGGTCGACTCGCTTCGAGACGACCTCCGGTGGAACCCTGACGGTCGCAACCCCGTAGTCACCAGCAAAGGTGTCTTCTGCCTCCATGGCAGTGCCGGTCAGCCCGCAGATGGTCTCATAGTTCGACATCAGCGCCCTGATCGAAGTGCGCGCCTTCGTTTCAGATTGCCCCAGTCGGTCAAGACCTTCCTTGGACTCTAGTGCTTCGTGAAGTCCGTGCATGTAGCGGTGAGACACCATTGGTCGCCCGTCTAGTCTGTCGATGAGAGTAATTCCGTTCTCGGCTAGCACGTAGTCACTTCCGGCTTCGTGGATGACCCTGGCCCTCAGGGCTTGGACGACCCCGAATGCATCGAGCGGACTGTCAACCCTGGCGAACACCTCATCCCAGCCGAGTTCCGTGAGACGAAGGGTGGACCTGCCTGTATCTATGGCAAAGATCAGTTCCTTCTCGAGTGGGCTGCCTTCGTACTCATCATTCAACCGTGACACGTCACTGGAGACGCGCCGCGTGGAGACCCCAAGTCGGTCCAGTTCCGACACGAGTCTGGAAGTGAGTCCACCGGCCAGGAGAATAGTCGCGAGAGTCTCTGACTGAGATTCCCCTCCTGACAGTGCCTTGTATAGCTCGTCGATATGCGCTGTCTGCCCACCCAGCAGTTCCGAGGCAATCGCCTCGTGGTTCGCTCCTTGCTCAGCATCAGAGACCCTTTCGCCTGAGATGATCAGTGGTGTTCTCGCCTGATCGATGAGCAGGTGGTCCGCCTCATCGGCGATGGCGACATCGAAAACCGGGTTGACCCTGTGGTCGAACGACGCAGCCACGTTATCCCTCAAGTAGTCGAAGCCGACTTCCCTCGCCGTAGTGAAGACAATCTGGGCTGCGTACTGGAACTGCCGTTCCCGGCGGTCCATTCCTTCGATTACAAGCCCGACTGTCAGTCCCAGAGACTCCAGGACCGGAGCGAGGAGGTCGCAGTCACGAGTCGCCAGATAGTCATTGGCCGTAAGTATGTGAACGTTCCGAGCTGACGCAGCAAGAACAGCGGCAGCAATCGTAGAGGCAAGGGTCTTACCCTCCCCAGCGTCCATCTCCACAATCACCCCATTCAGCAGTAGCGTAGCCGCGGTGAGCTGCTGCTCAGTGGGAGCGAACCTGAGGCAGTCCGCGTCGTCTGCGTCCTCTAATAGCTTGTAGAATTCTGCAGGCAGCCTTACCTCTGACGGGTACTCCGTCGTCAATCTCCTCAGGAGGTCAGCGAGTGCCAAGGCAGCTTGCTGCTGGGATTCTTCTGTGTTGCCTGTATACGTGTCTTGCTCAGGTTTTCTAAGGGCAGAGTCGGCCCTCTGCCTGATTGGCCTGATGGCCCCATCCAGTTCACCAGTATCAAGGGTAACTGCACGCCAGATGCCTAGGCGCCTTTGAACTGCGGTGTCTACCGCGCCAAGTGCATTGGCGACCTGCTCGCCGTCGCGACTCTCTGAGAGGCCACTCGCTGCTGAATGCAGAAAGGTCTCGAGCTCCGTGTCCGACATCGAATCGCATCCGGCACTCCTCGACCGGCGCGCCAGGTCCACGGCCTCTTGCAGGCCGATCTTGGACTCAGAAGTTCGAGGGCGTGTACGCGATAGGCTCAATTTGATTCCCGGAGATCTATGAGCACATCTGACTTGCGGGTCGCGAGTAGGACTGGGAGTGGCCGAAATTCAAAACGGACTTCCAAGAATCCACTTGAGCACAGGAATTCAATGTCGGTGTGTTCGGCAAGCACCGAATGGCGCATCGAATCCACTCTGTCGATGTTTGCTTCGGAAAGCCGCAGCGTCACCACTTCCGTTCGTCCTTCGTTGGTAAGCACTACTTGAAGAGGGCCTTCCATTCCGGCGGCGTTGAGCGAAGTGAGCAAGCCGCCGTGGTGAATCTTCGACCCGAGTATAGAGGCGAATGGCTCCGAGCGTCCGAGTATGTCCACCCGCGGGTCTTCGAGCCCACAGGCGCAACGTTCCTCACGAAGCCGGACAAGGTCTCCCACGCGATACCGCAACAGCGGCAGCCCTCGCTGCTCCAGTGTCGTGACAATCAACTCACCCACGCTGCCCTGACTCCCACTTGTATCGAGTTCGAGTAAGTGACGGGAGGACATGAGGTGTACCCCGTCATGAGCACTGCATTCAATACCGATGGCTGAGGCCTCACTGGTGCCGTAGTACGAGTGCACCTCTGCACCGAATCCCTCGGCGATCCTCGTGCGGGTCTTTTCTGTCATCCCCTCTCCGATGTAGATGACCCTGCTAATGGATCCGAATGGGATAGCCGATCCATCTTCCAGCAGCCTCTGGATGATTGATGGCACGCTGATCATTACGTTCGGCTGAAGTCTCTTCAGCAAGGGCAACGTCTCTTCAAAGTCCACGCCTGTGCTCACACAATACGACTCTGCTGTGCCCAGCAGCTCGCAGGCCCAGGGGAACGACACCATTACCGCAGCCGGATCTGTGTCCACGCAGGCGACCCTGTCTCTCTGACTCACGCCTGCGATTGCGAGGAGCTTCGCAAGGAATTCATGCTCAGCAAGGTTGTCTTCGTGAGTAATGAACCGGATCTTTCTGCCGCCAGCAGTTCCAGAAGATGTCTCCGTGTCGACAATCGAGTCAACCGAGCTCAAGGCCTCTGTACTCAACGATTGGACGTCTCCAGACTCCAATGTCGGCAATTGATGAAGAAGTTCCAGTGGATCGCCGGCTAGTATCTCGTCTCTTGGGATTCCCTCAGCGTCAAACATACGGCGATAAGTCGGGAAACCATCAACGCAGTAGAGCATCATCTCGCGCAACGCTTCGCACTCAGCACTCTCTGGAGTGGCGAGTTCCCGCAGGGTCGCCTTAGCGCGACTGGTGGTCATTTGATCGGACCCGCATTGTCTCCATCGGACGTCTCATCGAGTCAGGATCAATGCCCGCCTTCAGTGCGGAGATAATGCCCGCTGCCTCCCAGTAGTTGTCAGCCGAGTAGAACTGTCCGGGTTGCCAGGGCAGGGCGGCGAGATCATTTCTCATCAGGTTTCGATTCTCCCTGACTTCGATCACCGGTATGCCCTGATGCAGCGCTGCCAACGTTGGAAGTCCCAGGCATCCCTCAGGGATGACGAGGCATGACACGTCCTCGGCCGTGAGGACGTCGGACCGCCCGAAATGCGATTCATCGGTCACTATGCGCGGAGATCGCTGGAGCCCTTTCAACACCGACTGGAAGAAGGTGATTGAAATCACTTCAGCAGCCATGCGGGAGTCCACGATACCGGGGTCCACAGCGGCGATGTCGTCAGATTCCATCATCGGCGCATGAGCCGTCGGTACGTCGATGATCGACGAGACAGCATGCGTCAGAAGTGCCTCGACTCCACCCCATGGGTTCACC
The window above is part of the Dehalococcoidia bacterium genome. Proteins encoded here:
- a CDS encoding AMP-binding protein — its product is MTTSRAKATLRELATPESAECEALREMMLYCVDGFPTYRRMFDAEGIPRDEILAGDPLELLHQLPTLESGDVQSLSTEALSSVDSIVDTETSSGTAGGRKIRFITHEDNLAEHEFLAKLLAIAGVSQRDRVACVDTDPAAVMVSFPWACELLGTAESYCVSTGVDFEETLPLLKRLQPNVMISVPSIIQRLLEDGSAIPFGSISRVIYIGEGMTEKTRTRIAEGFGAEVHSYYGTSEASAIGIECSAHDGVHLMSSRHLLELDTSGSQGSVGELIVTTLEQRGLPLLRYRVGDLVRLREERCACGLEDPRVDILGRSEPFASILGSKIHHGGLLTSLNAAGMEGPLQVVLTNEGRTEVVTLRLSEANIDRVDSMRHSVLAEHTDIEFLCSSGFLEVRFEFRPLPVLLATRKSDVLIDLRESN